The sequence CTCGGCACGCGGGCCGGCACATCGTCCTGCCGTCCGACGACGAGGACAACCGCTGGAAGCCGCGTGTTGATTGAAATTTAAGCACCGCCAATTTGAGCGGATGTCCCGATTCGGGGTCTTGCGCGATCGAAACGCGTCGTTTTGGTGGCGCTTCACAGCATGAATTGCTGTTGCCGATTCTGGAGGGCGAGGGCTAAGGGATTGCCCGTAGGCGCGCGAGGCCCAACTCGGCGAATGCAACGCTGACGAAGTCGACGCAAGCGCGCACCTTCGCCGACGACGCGAGCCGCGACGGATACACGGCCCAGACATCGGCGGGCTGCGTCACGTCAGGCAGGACTTGCTTGAGCGCGCCGCTTTCCAGATGCTCGCGCACGTCCCAGATCGAACGCAGCACGATGCCGCGCCCGGCCAGCGCCCAATCGACGGCGACCTCGCCGTGATTCGTCGATAGCGGGCCGGTCACTTTGATCGTCGCGGGCTCGCCGCGCACCGTGAGCCGCCAGACGCCGAGCGATTGATCGCGCTCCTTGATCGCGATGCAATGATGCGATGAGAGATCCGCGAGATGCTTCGGCACGCCGTGCCGTTCCAGGTAGGCAGGCGCCGCGCACAGCACGCGATGATTCGGTGCAAGATGTTTGGCGATCAGATGCGGGGCGATTTCGTCGCCGATGCGAATGTCGAGATCGAAGCCTTCGCCGGCCACGTCGACGAGCCGATCGAACAGATCGAGCCGCACGCGCAACTGCGGATGACGCTGCGAGAGGCGCTCGAGGATGGGCGCGACGACTTTGCGGCCGAAGCCGAGGCTGCTGGAGACGCGCAGCGTGCCGCGCGGCAGTTGGCGCGTCGCGGAGACGTCCTCGACG comes from Trinickia violacea and encodes:
- a CDS encoding LysR family transcriptional regulator; translated protein: MNKSLNLDDVRVFCVVVRNASFSAAAEALAVSPAYVSKRVGMLEAQLGTRLLHRSTRRVAITEAGERVYAWAEKILDDVDQLVEDVSATRQLPRGTLRVSSSLGFGRKVVAPILERLSQRHPQLRVRLDLFDRLVDVAGEGFDLDIRIGDEIAPHLIAKHLAPNHRVLCAAPAYLERHGVPKHLADLSSHHCIAIKERDQSLGVWRLTVRGEPATIKVTGPLSTNHGEVAVDWALAGRGIVLRSIWDVREHLESGALKQVLPDVTQPADVWAVYPSRLASSAKVRACVDFVSVAFAELGLARLRAIP